A stretch of the Panthera uncia isolate 11264 chromosome D1, Puncia_PCG_1.0, whole genome shotgun sequence genome encodes the following:
- the LOC125929524 gene encoding 60S ribosomal protein L10-like: MVQTDVDERTPMPTGTLYLKTISHCRHGPLPCPALLYCKNRPYPNSPFCRDVPGAKIHIFDLGQNKAKVDEFPLCVHMVSGDYERLSSAALESAHICANEYTVKSYGKDGFHIQVRLHPFHVLCINKMSHVGADGLQTGMRWCLWKALGHQWPGSTIGQVIMSTCTKLQNKEHVIETLLRAKFKLPGCQETHISKKWGLTKFKVDKFERMVAEKCLIPDCCGIKYIPNCGPLDEWQALHSWETRQCPNKSYLLQKNK, translated from the exons ATGGTACAGACAGATGTTGATGAGAGAACCCCGATGCCCACTGGAACTTTGTATCTTAAGACTATCTCCCAT TGTCGCCATGGGCCACTGCCCTGCCCAGCGTTATTGTATTGTAAGAACAGGCCATATCCAAACTCTCCCTTCTGCAGAGACGTCCCTGGTGCCAAGATCCACATCTTTGACCTGGGGCAGAATAAGGCGAAAGTGGATGAGTTCCCACTATGTGTCCACATGGTGTCAGGTGACTATGAGCGGCTCTCCTCTGCAGCCCTGGAATCTGCCCATATATGTGCCAATGAGTACACGGTGAAAAGCTATGGCAAAGATGGTTTTCACATCCAAGTGCGGCTCCACCCCTTCCACGTCCTCTGTATCAACAAGATGTCCCATGTTGGGGCTGATGGACTCCAGACAGGTATGCGTTGGTGCCTTTGGAAAGCTCTGGGGCACCAGTGGCCAGGGTCCACCATTGGCCAAGTCATCATGTCCACCTGTACCAAGCTGCAGAACAAGGAGCATGTGATTGAGACTCTACTCAGGGCCAAGTTCAAGCTCCCTGGCTGCCAGGAGACCCATATTTCCAAGAAGTGGGGTCTTACTAAGTTTAAAGTGGACAAATTTGAACGAATGGTGGCTGAAAAGTGCCTCATCCCAGATTGCTGTGGGATCAAATACATACCTAATTGTGGGCCCCTGGACGAatggcaggctctgcactcatggGAAACTCGGCAATGCCCCAATAAATCCTACCtcctgcaaaaaaataaataa